From a single Brassica napus cultivar Da-Ae chromosome C9, Da-Ae, whole genome shotgun sequence genomic region:
- the LOC106415881 gene encoding probable methyltransferase At1g29790, with the protein MGSVSLKIGDGTARFRRTSVCSSAVNLLMLFSVVTTNLFALYAFSSHSQSSSHPLHHSNNISLVSQHLSLILREIDTSQRKLAQMEKQILGYESIDLSRPNIVPELKLFLLRHQLPLGKDSRTGITEMVSSVGHSCERSPDLLSQYMSYKVFDRCPDDWSLGQKLILRGCEPLPRRRCLAKTVAKQDLKPFPDSLWRPVGNKSVNWSGLGCKGFDCLKGKKLGSDCVGCFDLGSEKDRFVKVKGKNDFLVEDVLGLANGKIRIGFDVSGGSGTFAARMAERNVTVITNALNNGGPFSEFIAARGVFPLFLSLDHRFPFHDNVFDLVHGSSGLDVEGKPEKMEFLMFDLDRVLKPGGLFWLDNFYCASDVKKKELTRLIERFGYKKLKWVIGEKADGQVNLSAVLQKPVRV; encoded by the coding sequence ATGGGATCTGTCTCCCTCAAGATCGGCGACGGAACCGCCAGATTCCGACGAACATCCGTCTGCTCCTCCGCCGTAAACCTCCTCATGCTCTTCTCCGTCGTCACCACCAACCTCTTCGCCCTATACGCCTTCTCCTCCCACTCCCAATCCTCCTCCCACCCGCTCCACCACTCCAACAACATCTCCCTCGTCTCCCAGCACCTCTCCCTCATCCTCCGAGAGATCGACACCTCCCAGCGAAAGCTCGCTCAGATGGAGAAACAGATCCTCGGCTACGAATCCATCGACCTCTCCCGTCCCAACATCGTTCCTGAGCTCAAACTGTTCCTCCTACGCCACCAGCTCCCTCTCGGTAAAGACTCCAGGACCGGGATCACGGAGATGGTCTCCTCCGTGGGCCACTCCTGCGAAAGATCTCCGGATTTGCTGTCGCAGTACATGTCGTACAAAGTGTTCGACAGGTGTCCCGATGACTGGAGCCTCGGCCAGAAGCTGATCCTCCGCGGATGCGAGCCCCTGCCGAGGAGACGATGCTTGGCGAAAACCGTCGCCAAGCAAGATCTCAAACCGTTTCCTGATTCTCTATGGAGGCCTGTTGGTAACAAGAGCGTTAACTGGAGCGGGCTCGGATGCAAAGGCTTTGATTGTTTGAAAGGCAAGAAGCTCGGTTCGGATTGCGTCGGCTGCTTCGATCTAGGTAGCGAGAAAGATCGGTTCGTGAAGGTTAAGGGGAAGAACGACTTCTTGGTCGAAGATGTGTTGGGTTTAGCCAATGGGAAGATCCGGATCGGGTTTGATGTTAGTGGTGGGTCAGGGACTTTCGCGGCGAGGATGGCTGAGAGGAACGTGACTGTGATCACCAACGCGTTGAATAACGGCGGTCCGTTTAGCGAGTTCATAGCTGCGAGAGGGGTTTTCCCGTTATTCTTGAGTTTGGACCATAGGTTCCCTTTCCACGACAATGTGTTCGATCTTGTTCACGGTTCTAGCGGGTTGGATGTTGAAGGGAAACCCGAGAAGATGGAGTTCTTGATGTTTGATCTTGATCGGGTTTTGAAACCCGGTGGGTTGTTCTGGTTGGATAACTTCTACTGCGCTAGTgacgtgaagaagaaggagctgacGCGTTTGATTGAGAGGTTTGGGTATAAGAAGCTGAAATGGGTTATTGGAGAGAAGGCTGATGGGCAAGTGAATCTCTCTGCTGTTCTGCAAAAGCCGGTGAGGGTTTGA